In Brevibacillus marinus, the genomic window AAAAGGAATTTCTTTTTGAATCACATCGAGAATCTCTTTATCGAGAGCATCCAACACTTCTGTCGTCATCGTTTACTTCCCCCCTTTCAGCCATCTGGCCACGTCTTTGGCGTGGTACGTAATGATCAGATCGGCACCGGCACGTTTAAACCCGACCATCGTCTCCAGCACGATCTGCTGCTCGTCAACCCAACCGTTCGCCGCTGCCGCTTTCACCATCGCGTATTCGCCGCTTACGTTGTAGACGACAAGCGGCAGGTCAAAACGCTCCCGCAGGCGGTGCACCATGTCCAGGTAAGCCAGGCCGGGCTTCACCATCAGGAAGTCGGCGCCCTGGGCGACGTCGGCCGCCGCTTCGCGCAGTCCTTCGCGGGCATTGGCCGGGTCCATCTGGTAGGAACGGCGATCGCCAAACTGCGGCGCCGACTGCGCCGCTTCGCGGAAGGGGCCGTAGTAAGACGATGCGTACTTGACGGCGTACGACATGATCGGCACTTCGAGAAATCCCGCTTCGTCCAGCCCCTGGCGAATGGCGGCGACAAAGCCGTCCATCATGTTGGAAGGGGCAATCACATCGGCTCCTGCCCGCGCCTGCGATACGGCGGTTTGCACGAGCAGCGAAAGCGACGGGTCATTTTGCACGTAGCCCTCTTCCACGACGCCGCAGTGTCCGTGATCGGTGTATTCGCAAAGGCAGGTGTCCGCGACAACCACCAGCTCCGGATGCACCGCCTTGATCTGCCGGATGGCCCGCTGGACGATGCCGTCCTCGGCATAAGCCTGCGACCCGCAGGCGTCTTTCTCGGCGGGGATGCCAAACACGATCACCGCCTGGATGCCCAATTCGACCACTTCGCGCAGCTCATCGCCCAACCGATCCAGCGAAAATTGATAGATTCCCGGCATCGACGGCACTTCCTGCTTGATGCCCGCTCCTTCCACGACGAACAGTGGGTAAATCAGATCCTCGATCCGCACGTGATGCTCGCGGACGAGATTGCGCAGCGCCGCTGTCCGGCGCAGACGGCGATTTCGCTCAAACTGCAGCATCTTGTCTCTCCCTTTCCTGGCTTTCGATGATCGCATCCAACAGTCCCTGAATATGGGAGTCGGCGGCAACGATGTGCACCGGCAGCCCCAGATCGCGCGCCGTCTGGGCGGTAATCGGCCCGATGCAGGCAATCCGCACGCCGTCCAGCAGTTCTTGCAGATTGTATCCGGCCAGCGCCTGGACGAAGTTTTTCACGGTGGAGGAACTGGTGAACGTGACGATGTGGATCGCCTTTTCCGCAAGCAGCGCGACGACTTCCCGCTGGTTGCCGGCGTCCATCACCGTTTGGTAGGTGTCAACTTCCGTCACCTGCAAACCAAGCGAACGCAGTTCCCTGGGCAGGATCTCGCGGGCGATGTCCGCCCGCGGCAGGAGGACCGATTGGCCGGGCTTCAGCTCGCTTTTCAAGCGGTCGAGCAGCCCTTCCGCGCGGAACTCGCCCGGCAGCACGCTGACCGTCAAGCCTTTCGCTTCCAGCGCTTCCGCCGTTTTCGGGCCGACCGCCGCCAGCCGCCCGGTCATCGTGCGGATGTCAATGCCCAGCTCCCGCAGCCGTTGGAAGAAGTGCGTCACCCCGTTCACACTGGTAAAGATCACCCAGTCAAACTGATCCAGTTTGCGCAGCGCTTCGTCCAGCGGAGCCAGATCTTTGGGCGGAACCATCTTGATCAAGGGGAATTCGTACGCTTCCCCGCCCAACTCGCTGATTTTCTCCGACAGCTCGCTGGCCTGACTGCGCGCGCGCGTCACCAAAATCCGCTTGCCAAACAGCGGCTTTTTCTCAAACCACTGCAGCTTGTCGCGCAGCGAAACGACCTCGCCGACAATAATGATCGCGGGGTTGGTGAGTCCGGCCTGTTCCCGTTTCTCCACGATATCCGCCAGCGTTCCGACCACCGTCTGCTGGTCGACGGTGGTTCCCCACCGGATCAGCGCCACCGGTGTCTGCGGCGAACGCCCGTATTTGATCAGCTGCTCGCGGATAAACGGCAGATTGCCGACACCCATGTAAAAAATGATCGTCTCCACCGCCGTCGCCAGCTTTTCCCAATTGATGCTGGACGCCGTTTTCTCCGGCCGCTCATGTCCGGTGACGATCGCCAGCGAGGAGTTGTAGTCCCGGTGCGTGACGGGGATGCCGGCGTAGGCGGGGGCGGCGATGCCGGCGGTGATGCCGGGCACGATTTCAAACGGAATGCCGTGTTTGACCAGCTCCTCCGCTTCTTCGCCCACTCGCCCGAAGATCGCCGGATCGCCTCCCTTCAGGCGGGTGACGATTTTGCCGGCCAGCGCCTTCTCCACCAATAATCGGTTGATCTCCTCCTGGGTCAGCGTGTGCCGATCGGGCAGCTTGCCGCAGTAGATCCGTTCCGCATCCGCTCGCGCATAGTCCAGCAAACGCGGGCTGGCCAGCCGGTCGTAGACGATGCAGTCGGCTTCCCGGATCGTCTCCAGGCCGCGCAGCGTGATCAGCTTGGGGTCGCCCGGACCGGCTCCGACCAAATAGACTTTCCCTTTGCTCATCCCTGATTCTCCTCCCATACCTCCGCCAGAACCTCCCCGGCCCCATCGGCGAGCAGCCGCTCCGCTACCGCCCGGCCCAGCGCCTCGGGATCACTGCCTGTCTGGGAATCTTTGTACAGACGGCGTCCATCCGGCGAGCCGACAAAACCGGTCAGGCGGATCAGCGGACGGCCGTCGGCAGCCGTCCCGGCCAGTGTGGCATAAGCCCCGAGCGGCACCTGGCAGCCGCCTTGCAAGCGGCGCAGAAAAGCGCGTTCAGCACTGACGGCAAGCCGCGTCTGGGAATCGTCCAGGCGGGCCAAGAGCGCCAGCAGCTCTTCGTCGTCGGCGCGGCACTCGATCGCCAGTGCTCCCTGGCCCACCGCCGGCAGGCTGATCTCCACCGGCAGGTACTGGCTGACCGCGCCCTGCCAGTCGACGCGCTCCAGTCCGGCGGCAGCCAGCACAATCGCGTCGAAGTTGCCTTCCTGCAGCTTGCGCAGGCGCGTATCGATGTTGCCGCGAACCGACTCGATCCGCAAATCGGGGCGATAGGCGCGCAGCTGCGCCGCCCTGCGCAGGCTGCTCGTCCCGACCAGCGCGCCCGGCGGCAGCTCGTCCAGCGTCCGCCCTTCCCGCGAGATCAGCACGTCGCGCGGATCGACGCGCTTGGGCACCGCGCCGATCACCAGTCCGTCCTGCAGTTCCGACGGCACGTCTTTCATGCTGTGCACGGCCAGATCGGTGCGTCTGTCCAGCAGGGATTGCTCAATCTCTTTGACGAACAACCCCTTCCCGCCCACTTTGGAAAGGGTGACGTCCAGGATGACATCACCTTTCGTCACGATTTCTTCCACCGTACATTGGACGGACGGGTCCAACTGTTTCAACTGGGCGATCACCCAGTTCGTCTGCGTAAGCGCCAGCATGCTCCGCCGGCTTCCCACTTTCAACGGTCTCATCATCGTTGCCTCCCTGTCCTCCGCCATCAACCTGCGCTTCCGCAAGCAGTGCCTCTGCCATCTGCCAGCGGCGCTCCTCGGAAGCATGCAGGTACGTGTCGCTCAACAGCTGCTGAAACAGCTGTTTGCGCATGGCGGGATCGTCCACCTGCGCCAGCACGCGCTGCCGCATCGCTGCGAGAAAGTCGACATATGCCGCGTATTCCGTCCCGAACTCCGC contains:
- the hemB gene encoding porphobilinogen synthase; translated protein: MLQFERNRRLRRTAALRNLVREHHVRIEDLIYPLFVVEGAGIKQEVPSMPGIYQFSLDRLGDELREVVELGIQAVIVFGIPAEKDACGSQAYAEDGIVQRAIRQIKAVHPELVVVADTCLCEYTDHGHCGVVEEGYVQNDPSLSLLVQTAVSQARAGADVIAPSNMMDGFVAAIRQGLDEAGFLEVPIMSYAVKYASSYYGPFREAAQSAPQFGDRRSYQMDPANAREGLREAAADVAQGADFLMVKPGLAYLDMVHRLRERFDLPLVVYNVSGEYAMVKAAAANGWVDEQQIVLETMVGFKRAGADLIITYHAKDVARWLKGGK
- the cobA gene encoding uroporphyrinogen-III C-methyltransferase encodes the protein MSKGKVYLVGAGPGDPKLITLRGLETIREADCIVYDRLASPRLLDYARADAERIYCGKLPDRHTLTQEEINRLLVEKALAGKIVTRLKGGDPAIFGRVGEEAEELVKHGIPFEIVPGITAGIAAPAYAGIPVTHRDYNSSLAIVTGHERPEKTASSINWEKLATAVETIIFYMGVGNLPFIREQLIKYGRSPQTPVALIRWGTTVDQQTVVGTLADIVEKREQAGLTNPAIIIVGEVVSLRDKLQWFEKKPLFGKRILVTRARSQASELSEKISELGGEAYEFPLIKMVPPKDLAPLDEALRKLDQFDWVIFTSVNGVTHFFQRLRELGIDIRTMTGRLAAVGPKTAEALEAKGLTVSVLPGEFRAEGLLDRLKSELKPGQSVLLPRADIAREILPRELRSLGLQVTEVDTYQTVMDAGNQREVVALLAEKAIHIVTFTSSSTVKNFVQALAGYNLQELLDGVRIACIGPITAQTARDLGLPVHIVAADSHIQGLLDAIIESQERERQDAAV
- the hemC gene encoding hydroxymethylbilane synthase gives rise to the protein MLALTQTNWVIAQLKQLDPSVQCTVEEIVTKGDVILDVTLSKVGGKGLFVKEIEQSLLDRRTDLAVHSMKDVPSELQDGLVIGAVPKRVDPRDVLISREGRTLDELPPGALVGTSSLRRAAQLRAYRPDLRIESVRGNIDTRLRKLQEGNFDAIVLAAAGLERVDWQGAVSQYLPVEISLPAVGQGALAIECRADDEELLALLARLDDSQTRLAVSAERAFLRRLQGGCQVPLGAYATLAGTAADGRPLIRLTGFVGSPDGRRLYKDSQTGSDPEALGRAVAERLLADGAGEVLAEVWEENQG